In Schaalia sp. JY-X169, the following are encoded in one genomic region:
- a CDS encoding YccF domain-containing protein → MKTLLNIIWVVFAGFELFLAYVLAGVIACIFIVTIPVGVASFRIAGYIIWPFGREVVKQPGAGVGSSLMNGLWFIIAGWWLALGHVVTGIGLAITIIGIPLAIANFKLIPVTCFPYGKMVVDQSRNGTFPN, encoded by the coding sequence ATGAAGACTTTGCTCAATATCATCTGGGTTGTGTTTGCGGGGTTTGAGCTGTTCCTTGCATACGTCCTAGCCGGCGTGATTGCCTGCATCTTCATAGTCACTATCCCCGTTGGGGTTGCCTCGTTTCGCATCGCTGGATATATCATTTGGCCATTCGGGCGTGAAGTAGTGAAACAACCGGGAGCAGGTGTCGGTTCGTCACTCATGAACGGACTCTGGTTCATCATTGCTGGCTGGTGGTTGGCGCTAGGCCACGTGGTCACAGGTATCGGCCTGGCCATCACCATTATTGGAATTCCCCTGGCCATAGCCAATTTCAAGCTGATCCCCGTGACGTGTTTCCCCTACGGGAAGATGGTGGTGGATCAGTCTCGGAACGGGACCTTCCCGAACTAG
- a CDS encoding DEAD/DEAH box helicase family protein, giving the protein MSGESVVSKNANTVQARPRSNPQELFPHQVAAMGRLDELNRASSFSSLLVLPTGGGKTRTAVQWLIANALQEGDADGGGVGPRRKVLWLAHRHLLLEQAADAFERNVFSDDAPNLTPFRYRIVSGRHDQPVRITRDDDVVIASKDSLASSAGLAALDAWLAGEDEVFVVVDEAHHAPARSYRRILDRVHSRVPRVKLLGLTATPFRTLEQEQGLLGEIFKNDVVYKADLQDLITKGILATPHPESLETKVDFGGSLVPKNVRTIERSDYIPQDMQDMMVEHSRRNRFIAQTYAKHVDRYGPTIVFAVNIPHAIALRRVFEEEGVRAGAIFSGKRTEFTNIDVSNHDNAEEIRKYERGDLDVLINVGILTEGADLPRTKTVFLTRPTVSSVLMTQMIGRALRGEKAGGTRDAHIVSFIDDWHGKVAWESPESVIAAANGILQESVAQRRDYDMRLVSIEKMEEFASILNEAVDTTALEGIEFIKRVPLGMYIFSLTIPTNGEGDANEGELEHNHQILVYDNSKHMYQALIDSLPALFTDWGLEEETIPEDVLELLVDHCREAYFDEGMIPPLRERDIEYLLRYYAQKVAQPVFVTFDEIERSKVDLSRMARKIFDEDMRPSEQKRYRDRLWEDPASLLKVYYGRKPYFRSQLDTEIAKLQGDSPTLVESTVVPDQVALEDLALSDWAEYAPQLYNQTKDAVFNRAKQGSEYVCAGCGKRSPYRALFHIDHVYPRSRGGKTTEVNLQLLCRPCNLAKGDRT; this is encoded by the coding sequence GTGTCGGGTGAATCAGTGGTGTCGAAGAATGCGAACACGGTTCAGGCAAGGCCTAGAAGCAATCCTCAGGAACTGTTCCCTCATCAGGTGGCGGCGATGGGGCGGTTGGATGAGTTGAATCGGGCTTCTTCTTTTAGTTCTTTGTTGGTGTTACCAACGGGTGGGGGTAAGACGAGGACGGCGGTGCAGTGGCTGATTGCTAACGCTTTGCAGGAAGGTGACGCTGATGGGGGCGGGGTGGGGCCGCGGCGGAAGGTGTTGTGGTTGGCCCACCGGCACTTATTGTTGGAGCAGGCGGCTGATGCTTTTGAGCGGAACGTGTTTTCTGATGATGCCCCGAACTTGACGCCTTTCCGGTATCGGATTGTTTCTGGTCGTCATGATCAGCCGGTGAGGATTACGCGTGATGACGACGTGGTGATCGCTAGTAAGGACAGTCTGGCTTCCAGTGCGGGTTTAGCCGCGTTGGATGCTTGGTTGGCGGGCGAGGACGAAGTGTTCGTGGTGGTGGACGAAGCTCACCATGCTCCGGCGCGTTCCTATCGAAGGATTTTGGATCGCGTTCACTCTCGGGTCCCCAGGGTGAAGCTCCTAGGGTTGACCGCGACCCCTTTCCGCACCTTGGAGCAAGAGCAGGGCTTGCTGGGAGAGATTTTTAAGAACGATGTCGTTTACAAGGCTGACCTTCAAGACCTGATTACCAAGGGGATTCTGGCTACCCCACATCCTGAAAGCCTAGAGACAAAGGTTGACTTCGGCGGGAGCCTGGTCCCCAAGAATGTTAGGACCATCGAGCGCAGCGACTACATTCCTCAAGACATGCAAGACATGATGGTGGAGCATTCGCGTAGGAACAGGTTTATTGCGCAGACTTACGCGAAGCATGTTGATAGGTACGGGCCGACGATCGTGTTTGCGGTGAATATTCCTCACGCTATCGCTCTTCGCAGGGTCTTTGAGGAAGAGGGCGTCCGGGCGGGCGCGATCTTTAGTGGCAAGAGGACTGAGTTCACCAACATTGACGTGTCCAACCATGACAACGCAGAAGAAATCAGGAAGTACGAGCGCGGTGATTTGGATGTGTTGATCAACGTTGGCATCCTCACTGAGGGGGCTGACCTACCCAGAACCAAGACTGTGTTCTTGACTAGACCCACTGTTTCTTCGGTTTTGATGACTCAAATGATTGGGCGCGCTCTTCGCGGGGAGAAAGCCGGGGGGACTCGTGATGCCCATATTGTCAGTTTCATTGATGACTGGCACGGGAAAGTGGCTTGGGAAAGCCCGGAATCCGTCATCGCAGCAGCCAACGGTATTTTGCAGGAGAGTGTCGCGCAGCGCCGGGACTATGACATGCGGCTGGTGTCGATCGAGAAGATGGAAGAGTTCGCCAGCATCCTTAACGAGGCGGTAGACACCACCGCGTTGGAAGGCATCGAGTTCATCAAGCGTGTGCCGTTGGGCATGTACATCTTCTCCCTGACCATCCCCACCAATGGTGAAGGCGACGCTAACGAGGGCGAGCTGGAACACAACCACCAGATCCTGGTTTACGACAACTCGAAGCACATGTACCAGGCGCTCATCGATTCTCTCCCCGCCCTGTTTACAGATTGGGGATTGGAGGAGGAAACCATTCCCGAGGACGTGTTGGAACTCCTGGTCGACCATTGTCGGGAAGCCTACTTTGATGAGGGCATGATTCCTCCGCTTCGGGAGCGGGACATCGAGTATCTACTCAGGTACTACGCGCAAAAGGTAGCCCAGCCAGTTTTTGTCACTTTCGATGAGATAGAACGAAGCAAAGTTGACCTGTCACGGATGGCTCGCAAGATCTTTGATGAGGACATGCGTCCCAGTGAGCAGAAGCGATACAGAGACAGACTCTGGGAAGATCCCGCCAGTCTCCTCAAGGTCTACTACGGGCGGAAACCGTATTTCCGGAGCCAGTTAGACACCGAGATCGCCAAGCTTCAAGGCGACTCCCCAACCCTGGTTGAAAGCACCGTGGTCCCAGATCAAGTGGCGTTAGAAGACCTAGCCCTGAGCGACTGGGCTGAGTATGCACCCCAGTTGTACAACCAAACCAAAGACGCGGTCTTCAACCGGGCCAAGCAAGGGTCAGAATACGTGTGTGCTGGCTGTGGGAAACGCAGCCCGTACAGGGCCTTGTTCCATATTGACCATGTCTATCCGAGGTCGAG